In the Granulosicoccus antarcticus IMCC3135 genome, CAGTGAGTGCTCCAGAATGGGGCGCAAGGTTATCGTCTGCATGCTCAAAGAGACCTTGCCTCGGCTGATTCGAGACACATCCAGCAGATCGTCCAGTAGTCGAGTCAGTTGTGTGCATTGGCGTTTGAGCATCTGCACTGTGTCTGATTCGTCGGCAAACTGTTCATCCGCATCAATAACGCTCAAACCGTTATGTAATGCACTCAAGGGGTTGCGCAACTCGTGAGACAACATAGCCAGGTAGACATCCTTGCTCTCGTCAGCCTCTCGGAGCTGTTCGTTCATTTGTAGCAATTTGTCATGTTGCTGCTGAACTTGCTGTTTGAGCTGGCGTTCAGTCTTCAGTGTGGCCCGCAGGGAAATTCTGGCCATGACCTGATTGGCCAGAACTTTCAAGGCCTTTACCTGTTGAGGGTCGAGTATGCGGGGAACAGTGTCCAGAACACACAGCGTACCAATGGGCAGTTGTTCGTTGGAAACCAGAGGAATGCCAGCATAGAAACGCATGTGTACATCGTTATGCACCAGCGGATTCTGGCTGGTTCTGTCATCTTGAGTCGTATCAGGGATGACCAGCGGATCATCCGACAGAATCGCATGTGCGCAAACCGATTCCTGTAGTCCGGTCTGGGACGCCTTCAGTCCTACTCGCGCCTTGAACCACTGACGATCAGTATCGACCAGGCTGATGAGTGAAATAGGCGTTCCGCAGATCTGAGCAGCCAGTTCAACCAGTTCATCAAATTCGTCCTCCGGGTCTGAATCCAGAATGTCCAACGAATGCAACTCGTTGATTCTGCGTGCTTCCAATACGTGTTTTTCTGCCATCGTACCCGTTGAAGTCAGTTGCCGCGCTTCAGACAATTGGCGTGCCCGAGCATGAGTTTTAGCCGTTTGAAGGCTGAGTTCAAGAGTAGCAGCAATGGGTGCTGCTTGTTTGAGGATCGTGCGGTGTGTTTAATTCCGGGGAATGGCCAGAATTCCCGTGGTACCCAATTTGGTGTGTAACAGATACTCGGACTGCGTAATATTCTCGTCCATGACGGGCTGAGAATACGGGCGCTCTGGTTGGGGGGCAGGTTATAAAGAATGATACTTATCAGACTTTGAGGTGATGGGTGTCAGAACAAGAGACGTCGAAATGTCGATCGTTGCACTGGAAGGCCAGTGCCTGCATCGTCTCCAGATCGAAGACGAAGCGCAGGTAGCTCCAGCACACCCTAGTGGCGATCTCGTTGCAGCGCAGGCGTTGATCGCCTCACAGGTGAATTGTTGATCAGTGAGTATGCTGTGGCCGCCTCATTGCTGCATATACAATTGGCAGAGCGGGTGAATCTGTTTGTTGCTGAAAGAGGGTGAGGAGGAGCTTGAAAGTGCTCAGTCGCTAGACCTGGACTTTGAATTGAAGAATCTGTATTCTTTTTGTGCTGATGGGAGGGTGTTGGCTGGGCAAAGACAAGTATGAAATGTGCGTCTTATTTCAACGTACTGCTTTGACGGACTCTCGTTCTAAAAGGGTTGGCTGAATCAACACACGTGTCGCCGAGCCACGGTTTTCAGGGTGCTTCACTGCATTGATCAGGGCGTTGGCAGCTTCCCTGCCTAATTCATCAACGTTCTGACTTACCACTGTTAACGATGGACGCACAAGAGTCGTCCAATGCACGTCGTCATAACCGATCACCGAGATATCGTCCGGTATTGCAATGTCCAGATCCTGGCAACACCGATAAAGAATTTCAGAAACAACACTATTGGCAGCAATAATGGCGGTGACGCCTTGGCGTAGAGCGCTATTGAAAAACGTTTTGATAGAACTCTGCATGGCTTCCCGCGTTTCACCCAGCTGGAGAATCAACTCCTCGGGCGCTGTGAGGCCATCCTCTCTGAATGCGGATCGATATCCTTCCAATCTTGCACTGCCGCTGGTCCAACGCACGTGATCGATCATTATTGAAATGCGACGGTGACCCAAGTCCAGCAGGTGTCGTGTCGCAAGGTTGCCTCCGTCGAAGTTGTCGCTAGCGACTAATGACTGAGTGCGGATCACCGAGCGATCCAGTTGAATCACAGCTAACCCATGGTCGGTCAGTCGCGTGATGGCACTAGCGGAAACTGGTGTAATGGCAACTCCGGATACGTTCATTGCTATCAAGGATTCGGCAGCGAGCACCTCTTCCTCGGGGTCAGCCCGGTCCAGTATGAGGACAACATCATACCCGTGCGATCTTGCGATCCCTTCAAACCCTGCAGCGAGGTGTGCATAGAAGGGATCCCACAGATTGCTGACGACCAGTCCGATCTGATTGCTGGAGCGACGTCGCAAGTTGCGTGCGTTGACATCGGGGACATAGCCAAGCTCACGAGCGGTGTCGACGATGCGTTGACGTGCCTTGCCGGAGACATAGCCCTGCCCGCTCAATGCGCGAGAGACTGTCGACGTTGAGAGCTTCAGCTGAATTGCTATGTCTGTGATGGTCACCCGTTTGTCTGGCTCAGGTGTTTTCTCGACCATATCAGTATCTTCTCAGTTCGAACCGTCTAGGCGGTCATATCTGACCAGTAGTTGGTGTAAGGCGGCCAGGCCACTGCACTGATTGTAATCTGTGCCTCGTTTCAGCCTTCGCGAGAAAGAGGAAAGATTCACCCCATAAGCTTCTTGCAACAGGCACTTTGCCGAAGCCGGGTAGTCCTTTTCCAGTGCGGTGTCGCCAATAGTCAAGAGCAGTGAAAGCTCTTCCCCCGCATCGCCGCCTTCAGTCGCCACAGGTCCAAGGAGCTGCGGGACGATATTGGCCATCAAGCCACAAAACCCGTGTGCACCAAGTTGCATGGATACTCTGAACGAGGACATTTCGGCGTTGAAAAGTTGCAGGGGGCTGTCTGTTATGGCTTTAAGGCGTGCTTCGATAATCGCCGTGCTCTGTGAGGTGTCCTTCAAAAAAGTGAAGCGTCCACTGTCTGCTGCAAATGTAATGGCATCAAGGGACAATAGTCGCTTATACGGTAGTGGAGCTTCATACAGCCCGAGATCCCCATAGCTTGAATCGACAATGGTTCGGAGTTTGTCCAGTAGCGATACGTCGGATGCCTCCTCGGGAACAAGCGTCGATGCCAGAATGACCGCGGTGTTGGCGCCGGCATCTTGCACTTCCGCAATGCATTTCAACCAATCCTCAATGACCGTTGATTCAGGGTATATGGCTGCTGCGATTGATACCCTTCCATCTACTTGGCTGACTACGCGCGAGAGAACCTGCGCACGTTCCTCTGCTGACAGTGTGAATGGTTCTGCAGACAGTCCGGTTACTAGCAGGCCGGCGACCGATTGGTTTATGTAAAAGTCGACCAATCTGTCGAGTGCTTCAAAGTCGATATCACCCACTGTGTTGAAAGGGGTGAGTAATGGTGGCCAGATTTGCGGCTCATGCTTGGTTAAATTCATTGTTTTTGACCTGTGAAACAGACGTTGTGTCGTTTGGGTGGCGACATCATGAGTCGCGTGGTACTGCCCTTGGCAGTGGGTGATCCGGACGGAATTCCAGCAGATCGACTTCAAATGGCGCCACGTCATCCTGCGGTGGTATGACCCAGGATTTGATCTGCAAGGCTTCGAGCTCGACCGACAAGGGTCTGTTGTTGAGGAAGCCCAGCACCAACTCTTTTCGGCAGGTTATATTGCTGTGGTTCACTAGTCTGATCAGGGTATGGGAAG is a window encoding:
- a CDS encoding dihydrodipicolinate synthase family protein, with translation MNLTKHEPQIWPPLLTPFNTVGDIDFEALDRLVDFYINQSVAGLLVTGLSAEPFTLSAEERAQVLSRVVSQVDGRVSIAAAIYPESTVIEDWLKCIAEVQDAGANTAVILASTLVPEEASDVSLLDKLRTIVDSSYGDLGLYEAPLPYKRLLSLDAITFAADSGRFTFLKDTSQSTAIIEARLKAITDSPLQLFNAEMSSFRVSMQLGAHGFCGLMANIVPQLLGPVATEGGDAGEELSLLLTIGDTALEKDYPASAKCLLQEAYGVNLSSFSRRLKRGTDYNQCSGLAALHQLLVRYDRLDGSN
- a CDS encoding DUF6772 family protein — translated: MCWSYLRFVFDLETMQALAFQCNDRHFDVSCSDTHHLKV
- a CDS encoding LacI family DNA-binding transcriptional regulator; the protein is MVEKTPEPDKRVTITDIAIQLKLSTSTVSRALSGQGYVSGKARQRIVDTARELGYVPDVNARNLRRRSSNQIGLVVSNLWDPFYAHLAAGFEGIARSHGYDVVLILDRADPEEEVLAAESLIAMNVSGVAITPVSASAITRLTDHGLAVIQLDRSVIRTQSLVASDNFDGGNLATRHLLDLGHRRISIMIDHVRWTSGSARLEGYRSAFREDGLTAPEELILQLGETREAMQSSIKTFFNSALRQGVTAIIAANSVVSEILYRCCQDLDIAIPDDISVIGYDDVHWTTLVRPSLTVVSQNVDELGREAANALINAVKHPENRGSATRVLIQPTLLERESVKAVR